The Echinicola rosea genome has a segment encoding these proteins:
- a CDS encoding hybrid sensor histidine kinase/response regulator: protein MSSKINVLYLDDEHNNLNSFKASLRRDFKIFTALNADEGLVIAQNEDVHVVIADQRMPGMTGVEFFEKLVQIKPDPIRILLTGYSDISSVIDAINKGEVYRFIDKPWNIEQIKNAITNAADIYFIRQELKEKNARLEKMHSEMNQFVYSLSHELRGPLMSISGVSKLAKMECNDRTILEYFEMIDSATVKLDDFIYKMLDFYRSTKIDNVVTNINFEELLAQQFEAYENKWDLTGIEVETTINQEERFRSDEAKLRVIFNNLFSNAYKFQQEINPDKYIKIRVDVQDRKAVIKVQDNGIGIDEKYKTDVFDLFQRATQKNVGSGIGLYMVKESVEQLKGTIELDSKVGEGTLFTITIPYL from the coding sequence ATGAGTAGTAAGATAAATGTTTTATATCTAGATGATGAGCATAACAACCTTAATTCTTTCAAAGCAAGCCTAAGAAGGGATTTTAAGATTTTTACTGCCTTGAATGCTGATGAAGGCTTGGTGATTGCCCAAAATGAGGATGTTCATGTAGTCATAGCCGATCAGCGGATGCCGGGAATGACCGGCGTGGAGTTTTTTGAAAAATTGGTTCAGATTAAGCCTGATCCCATTCGTATTTTACTTACCGGTTACTCGGATATTTCGAGTGTCATTGATGCCATTAACAAGGGCGAGGTATATAGGTTCATTGATAAGCCATGGAATATCGAGCAGATCAAGAATGCTATCACGAATGCCGCTGATATTTATTTTATCCGCCAGGAACTAAAAGAAAAAAATGCTCGTCTGGAGAAGATGCACTCCGAAATGAACCAGTTTGTCTATAGCCTTTCCCATGAACTGAGAGGTCCCTTGATGAGCATTTCTGGGGTCTCTAAATTGGCCAAGATGGAGTGTAATGACCGGACGATCTTGGAATATTTTGAAATGATCGATTCCGCTACAGTCAAGCTGGATGATTTTATTTATAAAATGCTGGATTTTTATCGCTCTACCAAGATTGATAACGTGGTCACCAATATAAATTTCGAGGAACTTTTGGCCCAGCAATTCGAAGCTTATGAAAACAAGTGGGACCTTACGGGCATAGAGGTAGAAACCACCATAAATCAAGAGGAAAGATTCCGTTCTGATGAGGCTAAGTTAAGAGTGATTTTCAATAATCTATTTAGCAATGCCTATAAATTTCAACAGGAAATCAATCCAGATAAGTACATTAAGATCCGGGTGGATGTGCAGGATAGGAAGGCCGTTATTAAGGTGCAGGACAATGGGATCGGCATAGATGAAAAATACAAAACGGATGTTTTTGACCTATTCCAGCGTGCTACTCAGAAAAATGTAGGTTCTGGAATTGGCCTTTATATGGTCAAGGAATCAGTAGAACAACTAAAAGGAACCATAGAGTTGGACTCAAAGGTAGGGGAAGGGACATTATTTACGATAACCATCCCATACTTATAA
- a CDS encoding SIMPL domain-containing protein — translation MKKTLLIIAVIWAGITTANAQTKSEKQHIAVTGKSEISIKPDEALINVRLEHKAMKASDASAMLNKKTGIIEKQLKSSKAKGYKLTTSNYNVTVNRVYTKGTSKDSGYVASQNLKITLPNPQDDLVKVVELLNENEEIMFDVNFSISEKMKKAYEEQLLEQALQDAREKADLIAKTMSLQGLSVTSINYTSNTPITMPRPSQMQYMRMDKSMAAEAAPSFSPEEQKLTDEVQVIFSFED, via the coding sequence ATGAAAAAAACGCTTTTAATTATTGCAGTAATCTGGGCAGGAATCACCACAGCCAATGCCCAAACCAAATCAGAAAAACAACATATAGCGGTGACCGGAAAGAGTGAAATCTCCATCAAACCTGATGAAGCCCTCATCAATGTCCGTCTTGAACACAAAGCCATGAAAGCTTCTGATGCCTCTGCGATGCTCAACAAAAAGACAGGCATCATCGAAAAGCAACTCAAAAGCAGTAAGGCCAAAGGCTACAAACTGACCACCAGTAATTACAATGTCACTGTCAACCGAGTTTACACCAAAGGTACCAGTAAAGACAGTGGCTATGTCGCAAGCCAAAACCTGAAGATCACCCTCCCTAACCCCCAGGATGACTTGGTGAAAGTGGTGGAACTTCTTAATGAAAATGAAGAGATCATGTTTGACGTCAATTTTTCGATCTCAGAAAAAATGAAAAAAGCATATGAAGAACAGCTTCTCGAACAAGCTCTACAGGACGCCAGGGAGAAGGCCGACCTGATTGCAAAGACCATGTCTTTGCAGGGATTGTCCGTGACCAGTATCAACTACACCTCGAACACCCCCATCACCATGCCGCGACCTTCACAGATGCAATACATGAGAATGGATAAAAGCATGGCCGCCGAGGCTGCTCCCTCCTTTTCTCCGGAAGAGCAGAAGCTTACTGATGAGGTACAGGTAATCTTTAGCTTTGAAGATTAA
- a CDS encoding inorganic diphosphatase, whose product MINPWHDVQIGEEAPEYVQGIIEIPKGSKGKYELDKKTGMLMLDRVLFSAVHYPANYGFIPQTFCEDHDPLDILIMSQIDIPSMTLVKAKVIGVMRMVDGGEADDKIIAVAADDQSVNYINDIDELPPYLMKEIHRFFEDYKKLENKEVKVEDFLGKEDAMRIVNESIELYDKNFRTKK is encoded by the coding sequence ATGATTAATCCATGGCATGATGTCCAAATAGGCGAAGAAGCACCTGAATATGTACAAGGCATCATAGAAATCCCAAAGGGTAGTAAAGGGAAATATGAACTGGATAAGAAAACCGGCATGCTGATGCTGGATAGGGTGTTGTTTTCCGCTGTTCATTATCCGGCAAACTATGGTTTTATACCGCAGACTTTTTGCGAGGATCATGATCCATTGGATATTTTGATCATGTCGCAGATCGATATCCCTTCCATGACGTTGGTAAAAGCAAAGGTGATCGGTGTAATGAGAATGGTGGATGGTGGAGAAGCTGATGATAAGATCATCGCCGTCGCTGCTGACGATCAATCCGTGAATTATATCAATGACATCGATGAGCTCCCTCCTTACTTGATGAAAGAGATCCATCGTTTCTTTGAGGATTACAAAAAACTGGAAAACAAAGAAGTGAAAGTGGAAGATTTCTTAGGAAAAGAAGATGCCATGAGGATTGTAAATGAGAGTATAGAACTCTACGACAAGAATTTCAGAACAAAAAAATAA
- a CDS encoding 1-acyl-sn-glycerol-3-phosphate acyltransferase translates to MSKFDHIRPFYDTEVNQAIRGIVDDPMMKAVMNFTFPEMAESEWKRQLSRTHSIRDFQINFIYPAIEMVLKRSSEGLSYSGLNQLDQHVSYLFISNHRDIILDTSLLNYVLYNNGLMMTSSAIGDNLVKRPLLMALSKLTRNFVVQRGLSPRELLESSRLMSEYIQDLLFHENRSVWIAQREGRTKDGNDETQKGVLKMISMARGDVGEMEYFKKVHIVPVSISYEYDPTDVLKMPELMAKSRSEVYVKHENEDFNTILNGIMGQKKHIHVHVDKPLDDEIDKIIKTEEPANRQFQYLSEVIDERIIGNYKLWPTNYIAHDLLHGSEQYIEKYSPEEREQFQERMAEGIDLQDEVAVTNFLSMYANPVTNQEALKIKG, encoded by the coding sequence ATGTCCAAATTTGATCATATAAGGCCATTTTATGATACTGAAGTGAATCAAGCCATCAGGGGGATAGTCGATGATCCCATGATGAAGGCAGTTATGAACTTCACTTTTCCTGAAATGGCGGAAAGCGAATGGAAGCGGCAGCTAAGCAGGACGCATTCTATAAGGGATTTTCAGATTAACTTTATTTATCCGGCCATAGAAATGGTGCTGAAGCGTAGCTCAGAAGGACTGAGCTATTCAGGTCTGAACCAGCTCGACCAGCATGTGTCTTATTTGTTTATTTCCAATCATCGGGATATTATACTGGATACGTCTTTATTGAATTATGTCCTTTATAATAATGGATTGATGATGACATCCTCGGCGATAGGGGATAATTTGGTAAAACGGCCACTGCTGATGGCGCTTTCCAAACTGACAAGGAATTTTGTGGTTCAGCGTGGACTTTCTCCTCGGGAACTATTGGAGAGTTCCAGGCTGATGTCTGAATATATACAAGACTTACTTTTTCATGAAAACCGATCCGTGTGGATAGCCCAAAGAGAGGGCCGTACCAAAGATGGTAACGATGAGACGCAGAAAGGCGTGCTGAAGATGATTTCAATGGCGCGTGGAGATGTAGGCGAAATGGAGTATTTCAAGAAAGTCCACATTGTGCCGGTGTCCATTTCTTACGAGTACGATCCTACCGACGTGCTGAAAATGCCAGAGCTAATGGCCAAATCCCGCTCTGAAGTGTATGTAAAGCATGAAAATGAGGATTTTAATACCATTCTGAACGGGATTATGGGGCAGAAAAAGCACATCCATGTTCATGTGGATAAGCCATTGGATGATGAGATTGATAAAATCATCAAAACAGAAGAGCCTGCCAACAGGCAGTTTCAGTATTTGAGTGAAGTGATCGATGAAAGGATCATTGGGAATTATAAATTATGGCCAACAAATTATATCGCGCACGACCTGCTCCATGGAAGCGAGCAATATATAGAAAAATATAGCCCGGAAGAGCGGGAGCAATTTCAAGAGCGTATGGCGGAGGGGATTGACCTTCAAGATGAAGTGGCGGTCACTAATTTCTTGTCGATGTATGCCAATCCAGTGACCAATCAGGAGGCGCTGAAAATAAAAGGATAA
- a CDS encoding DNA polymerase III subunit alpha, whose amino-acid sequence MYLNCHSYFSFRYGTMPVQELVDHAKKHGVKTMALTDINCTAAVYPFLKAAKAAKIHGVVGVDFRNGIEQQYIGLALNHHGFFELNRHLSDHKRKKRPFPQKAPHWQHTAVIYPFPRPYSQLGPNEYLGIHPHQLKKALRSPWIAEKDRWVLLQPVSFHSQTSFNIHRLLRCIELNILLSKLPVSEQGNISDRFYSTLELTERCDQHYWLLQQTYELLASCHFEQDYQEVENKKRVFGSEKEDVAKLTELTYKGAKKRYGHELSEGHKQRILKELDIIQKKDFVSYFLINYEIVTYARNRGFYYVGRGSGANSIVAYCLFITDVDPIELDLYFERFINLYRSTPPDFDIDFSWRDRDEIIQHIFQNHNTDLHEHVCLLATHNTFQINSSIRELGKVFGLPKTEIEALINYVSKPGNYIPDRIGSLVLKYSQLIQGMPSHLSIHAGGILISQQPIHYYTATDLPPKGFPVSHFDMVTAEEIGFAKFDILSQRGLGHIRDSLEIIQTNQGKKVDIHRIKDFKKDEKIKHHLRKGHTIGAFYVESPAMRMLLAKLEADEYLGLVAASSIIRPGVARSGMMREYILRHRKPEWRKSRAHPILYDLMPETYGIMVYQEDVIKVAHYYAGLSFDEADVLRRGMSGKFRSREEFLKVKDSFFKKSSEKGHDQKITSEVWFQIESFAGYSFAKGHSASFAVESYQSLYLKAHFPLEFMVGVINNFGGFYKTEFYIRELQACNADVQLPHINESEHLTMIKGTTVYLGFIHLKYLHKEIANTILQNRNTEGAFSNLRDFINRIAISLEQLLILIRIDAFRFTSKTKQELLWEAHFLTNKQKNKPSTNHLFRQINLRGLTIPNLENNDPRQDILDHLEIMEFSIADPFLLLKSMPQGTVKARDIKSYAGKEIELLGYLVTVKYTRTVKGDIMNFGTFLDRDGHWIDTVHFPPVVKQHPLTGRGIYLLRGKVSEEFNFYTIEIISCEKLAYWNAADDQPKPNPPSQISYTKG is encoded by the coding sequence ATGTATCTAAACTGCCATTCCTATTTTAGCTTTCGCTATGGAACCATGCCTGTTCAGGAACTGGTAGATCATGCAAAAAAACATGGGGTAAAAACCATGGCCCTGACCGACATCAATTGTACAGCAGCGGTTTATCCTTTTCTGAAAGCCGCAAAGGCAGCCAAAATTCACGGTGTCGTAGGAGTTGATTTCCGAAATGGCATCGAACAGCAGTACATTGGGCTGGCCTTAAATCATCATGGTTTTTTTGAACTAAACCGCCACCTTTCTGACCACAAGAGAAAAAAGCGTCCCTTTCCCCAAAAAGCACCCCATTGGCAGCATACTGCTGTCATCTATCCTTTTCCCCGGCCCTATTCCCAACTTGGCCCAAATGAGTACCTTGGCATCCATCCTCACCAGCTCAAAAAAGCACTTCGCTCACCATGGATAGCAGAAAAAGATCGCTGGGTGCTGTTACAGCCTGTAAGCTTTCATTCCCAAACATCGTTTAATATCCACCGGCTCCTTCGCTGTATAGAACTAAATATCTTGCTGAGCAAACTCCCTGTTTCTGAGCAAGGCAACATATCCGACCGTTTTTACAGCACATTGGAATTGACCGAACGATGCGACCAACATTACTGGCTGCTACAGCAAACTTATGAACTGCTCGCAAGCTGCCATTTTGAGCAAGATTACCAGGAAGTAGAAAACAAAAAACGTGTATTCGGATCAGAAAAGGAAGATGTCGCCAAATTAACCGAACTCACCTATAAAGGGGCTAAAAAAAGGTACGGCCACGAACTGTCGGAAGGGCATAAACAACGGATCCTAAAAGAACTGGACATCATCCAAAAAAAGGACTTTGTCTCCTATTTCCTGATCAATTACGAAATCGTAACATATGCCCGCAACCGTGGCTTCTATTATGTCGGCAGGGGCAGTGGCGCCAACAGCATCGTAGCCTATTGCCTATTCATCACGGACGTGGATCCCATAGAGCTTGACCTGTACTTCGAGCGGTTCATCAACTTGTACCGTTCCACTCCACCGGACTTTGATATTGATTTTTCTTGGCGGGACCGTGACGAGATCATCCAGCACATTTTCCAAAACCACAACACAGACCTTCATGAACATGTCTGCCTGCTCGCCACACATAACACTTTCCAGATCAATTCCTCCATTCGCGAATTGGGTAAAGTCTTTGGTCTCCCCAAAACAGAAATTGAAGCCCTCATCAACTATGTCTCCAAACCGGGCAATTACATCCCTGACCGCATTGGCTCCTTGGTACTGAAATATAGCCAGCTGATCCAAGGCATGCCCAGTCACCTCAGCATCCATGCAGGCGGCATACTGATTTCCCAACAACCCATACATTATTACACAGCCACCGACCTTCCCCCTAAAGGCTTTCCCGTTTCACATTTTGACATGGTAACGGCAGAGGAAATCGGCTTTGCCAAATTTGATATTCTCAGCCAACGTGGACTGGGCCATATCCGAGACAGCCTGGAAATCATCCAAACCAACCAAGGGAAAAAAGTAGATATCCACCGGATAAAGGATTTTAAAAAAGACGAAAAAATCAAACATCACCTTCGAAAAGGCCATACCATTGGTGCTTTTTATGTGGAATCGCCCGCTATGCGGATGCTTCTGGCAAAACTCGAAGCAGACGAATATTTAGGATTGGTCGCTGCCAGCTCCATCATCAGACCTGGTGTGGCCCGATCCGGCATGATGCGTGAATACATCTTAAGGCACCGTAAACCTGAATGGAGAAAATCCCGGGCACACCCCATCCTATATGACCTGATGCCGGAAACATACGGCATCATGGTTTATCAAGAAGATGTCATCAAGGTAGCCCACTATTACGCAGGGCTGTCCTTTGATGAAGCTGATGTACTCCGTAGAGGCATGAGCGGAAAATTTCGGTCTCGAGAGGAATTTCTTAAAGTAAAAGACAGCTTTTTTAAAAAATCATCAGAAAAAGGGCACGACCAAAAGATTACAAGTGAAGTGTGGTTTCAGATCGAAAGCTTCGCAGGATATTCGTTTGCCAAGGGCCATTCTGCCTCATTTGCTGTCGAAAGTTATCAAAGCCTCTATCTCAAAGCTCACTTTCCCCTGGAATTTATGGTTGGTGTGATCAATAATTTCGGTGGTTTTTACAAAACGGAGTTTTACATCAGAGAACTTCAGGCCTGCAACGCAGATGTCCAACTCCCCCATATCAATGAAAGCGAACACCTCACCATGATCAAGGGAACCACGGTTTACTTAGGCTTTATCCATTTAAAATACCTTCATAAAGAAATCGCCAATACTATCCTCCAAAACAGGAATACAGAAGGAGCTTTCAGCAATCTCAGGGACTTTATCAACCGTATAGCGATCAGCTTGGAGCAGCTTTTGATCCTGATCAGGATTGATGCCTTTCGGTTTACATCCAAGACCAAACAAGAACTGCTTTGGGAGGCCCATTTTCTCACCAACAAGCAAAAAAACAAGCCATCCACCAACCACCTCTTTCGTCAAATCAATCTCCGGGGACTCACCATCCCCAATCTGGAAAACAATGATCCGCGGCAGGATATCCTCGATCACCTGGAAATCATGGAATTTTCGATTGCAGATCCTTTCCTATTGCTAAAATCAATGCCACAAGGCACTGTAAAAGCAAGGGATATCAAGTCATATGCCGGAAAAGAAATTGAGCTATTGGGCTATCTGGTCACGGTAAAATACACCAGAACTGTAAAAGGGGACATCATGAACTTTGGCACTTTCCTCGACAGGGATGGCCACTGGATAGACACGGTTCATTTCCCTCCCGTTGTAAAGCAACACCCGCTAACTGGACGAGGAATCTACCTGCTACGAGGAAAGGTATCTGAAGAATTCAACTTTTACACCATCGAAATCATAAGCTGCGAAAAACTGGCCTATTGGAATGCTGCCGACGACCAGCCCAAGCCTAATCCACCCAGTCAGATATCCTACACCAAGGGGTAA
- a CDS encoding DUF983 domain-containing protein, translated as MKSKGAAILAAKCPKCHQGNMFPVSMVSFRKLSVVNSHCPHCNASLEPEPDFYYGAMYISYALSVALVVNVMIILNFVFGDPALWVYLVSVGIANIVLLPVMLRYSKVLYLYIAGKLKYDPSA; from the coding sequence ATGAAGAGCAAAGGTGCAGCGATTTTGGCGGCAAAATGCCCTAAATGCCATCAAGGCAATATGTTTCCTGTTTCAATGGTCAGTTTTAGAAAGCTGTCAGTGGTCAATAGCCATTGTCCTCACTGTAACGCCTCTTTGGAGCCAGAGCCTGATTTTTATTATGGAGCCATGTACATTAGTTATGCCTTGTCAGTGGCCTTGGTGGTCAATGTCATGATCATCCTCAATTTTGTTTTCGGCGATCCAGCGTTGTGGGTTTACTTGGTGTCTGTAGGGATTGCAAACATCGTCTTGCTACCAGTGATGCTGCGGTATTCTAAGGTGCTGTACTTGTATATTGCTGGTAAGCTAAAATACGATCCTAGTGCTTAA
- a CDS encoding BCCT family transporter, translating to MKKLTSLLHTPIRKSVFWPPFILILAAVCTSLINADFFEYSMNSINSFILDHFSLWFSYSSFAMVLTCILVVFSPLGGVRIGGKNAKPKFNRMSWFSIVLCTTVAVGILFWGSAEPLFHFLFPPSFTAYSSGSEAAAQFSMGAIFLHWGLTPYAIYAIPSLGIALAIYNANSTFSLSSPLIPLIGKKSRPKLAALIDMVCLFALVAGMSASLGAGILSISGGIADQWGYSERGFLLPLVTFAILCSFIISASSGIDRGIKNLSQINFTFFVLFSITILMIGPSAAMVDAAFEGVKSYIKNVLPLSLQWGNVHNSEWSQSWSVFNWANWMAWAPITALFLGKIAYGRTVKEFLLFNWLLPAIFCLCWMSIFGGSTLFYASQDTGLFKTLLETSGPESVIYQVFDEIGFTNLLRPAFVIAMFISYVTAADSSTEAMASLSMKKFSLEQFDSDTNLKVIWGTLVGLLAWIMITFAGIDGIKMLSNLGGLPALLLLTGITISLNKMMWQPQKYLNR from the coding sequence TTGAAAAAACTAACTTCTCTCCTCCATACCCCGATAAGGAAAAGCGTATTTTGGCCACCTTTTATACTCATTTTAGCCGCCGTATGCACCAGCCTTATCAATGCTGATTTTTTCGAATACTCCATGAATAGTATCAATAGCTTTATTTTGGATCACTTTTCACTGTGGTTCTCCTACAGCTCTTTCGCCATGGTCCTCACTTGCATCTTAGTGGTTTTTTCACCCTTAGGCGGTGTGCGTATTGGAGGTAAAAATGCCAAACCAAAGTTCAATCGTATGAGTTGGTTTTCAATTGTGCTCTGCACCACCGTAGCTGTCGGGATACTTTTCTGGGGGAGTGCCGAGCCACTTTTCCATTTCCTGTTCCCGCCTTCATTCACTGCGTATTCCAGCGGATCAGAAGCCGCTGCACAATTCTCCATGGGGGCTATTTTCCTCCACTGGGGACTGACTCCATACGCCATTTACGCGATCCCCTCTCTCGGCATTGCCCTGGCCATTTACAATGCCAACTCCACCTTTAGCCTTAGCAGTCCGCTTATTCCACTGATAGGAAAAAAAAGTCGACCAAAACTCGCTGCATTGATTGACATGGTCTGCCTTTTCGCTTTGGTTGCAGGCATGTCCGCATCCCTTGGCGCTGGTATATTAAGCATATCTGGAGGCATCGCCGACCAATGGGGCTACTCGGAAAGGGGATTTTTATTACCCTTGGTCACCTTCGCTATCCTCTGCTCATTTATCATTTCGGCCTCGTCAGGAATAGACCGTGGCATCAAAAATCTCAGCCAGATCAATTTTACATTTTTTGTCTTATTCAGCATCACCATCCTTATGATCGGTCCTTCTGCAGCCATGGTCGATGCTGCTTTTGAAGGAGTCAAAAGCTATATCAAAAATGTACTTCCCCTCAGTCTACAATGGGGCAATGTACACAACAGCGAATGGTCACAATCTTGGTCCGTCTTCAACTGGGCCAACTGGATGGCTTGGGCACCAATTACGGCCTTGTTTTTGGGAAAGATCGCCTATGGCCGCACCGTCAAGGAGTTCCTTCTGTTCAACTGGCTACTGCCCGCAATTTTCTGTCTCTGCTGGATGAGTATTTTCGGAGGCAGCACCTTGTTCTACGCATCACAGGACACCGGCCTGTTCAAAACCCTCTTGGAAACTTCCGGCCCTGAATCTGTCATCTACCAAGTTTTTGATGAAATTGGCTTTACAAACCTCCTCCGGCCTGCTTTTGTCATCGCCATGTTTATCAGCTATGTCACGGCCGCAGACTCCAGCACAGAAGCCATGGCTTCGCTCAGCATGAAGAAGTTCTCGCTGGAACAGTTCGACTCAGACACCAATTTGAAAGTGATTTGGGGCACATTAGTGGGGCTATTGGCTTGGATCATGATCACTTTTGCCGGCATTGACGGGATCAAAATGCTGTCCAACCTGGGCGGACTTCCTGCTCTCTTACTGCTTACCGGCATCACCATCAGCCTCAACAAAATGATGTGGCAACCTCAAAAATACCTAAACCGGTAG
- a CDS encoding App1 family protein: MILRLLTFPFRYTFGKLKKVVGKLDKIKIEPLYAFGNEDCIYVKGRVIEAYKQSKPSHKKNSLQNIVAALRRYAGSSVPDAKVEVTYFGQKKALYSDEEGIISCEFHTVCQETSEVHRVRFSLVEEEGLVSEKSMSSLKVQQFSKNHPIGVISDIDDTVLISHATDIGKKLWLSVSKNAFTRRPFPGVSGFYRELTENGKHPIFYVSSSDWNLYDLIKDFLAFRKIPAGPILLQDLHLSLKNIWKSGGGSHQHKLEKIKMLLDMYPGMRFFLIGDSGQHDPELYGEVIREYPERIKSVYIRKVSDGKEEGRTKLIEELKKIGESPQMVFVKNTQEAIKHAKQHEFIPS, encoded by the coding sequence ATGATTTTAAGGTTATTGACATTCCCATTTCGCTATACCTTTGGCAAGTTGAAAAAGGTAGTAGGAAAACTGGACAAAATTAAAATTGAGCCGTTATATGCTTTTGGAAACGAGGATTGTATTTATGTGAAGGGCAGGGTGATAGAAGCGTATAAACAAAGCAAGCCCTCCCACAAGAAGAACAGTCTTCAGAATATTGTGGCGGCACTTCGACGGTATGCAGGCAGCAGTGTGCCGGATGCGAAAGTAGAGGTGACCTACTTTGGTCAGAAGAAAGCATTATATAGCGATGAGGAAGGTATCATTAGCTGCGAATTCCATACCGTGTGCCAAGAAACATCGGAAGTGCATCGTGTGCGGTTTAGCCTGGTGGAGGAGGAAGGGCTGGTGTCTGAGAAAAGTATGAGTTCTTTGAAAGTACAGCAATTTTCTAAAAATCATCCGATCGGGGTGATTTCTGATATTGATGATACGGTTTTGATCTCACATGCCACGGATATTGGCAAGAAGTTATGGCTGTCAGTATCCAAGAACGCGTTTACAAGGAGACCTTTTCCAGGAGTCAGTGGCTTTTATAGAGAGCTTACGGAGAATGGGAAGCATCCTATATTTTATGTTTCCAGCAGTGATTGGAACCTGTATGATCTGATCAAAGACTTTTTGGCATTTAGAAAAATTCCAGCCGGGCCGATCCTATTACAAGATTTACATTTAAGTCTGAAGAATATCTGGAAATCAGGTGGCGGTAGCCACCAACACAAGCTTGAAAAGATCAAAATGCTGCTTGATATGTATCCAGGGATGCGCTTTTTTCTTATTGGAGATAGTGGACAGCATGATCCGGAATTATACGGAGAAGTGATAAGGGAGTACCCTGAACGGATAAAATCGGTCTATATCCGAAAGGTAAGTGATGGTAAGGAAGAAGGACGGACCAAGCTGATAGAAGAATTAAAAAAGATAGGGGAATCTCCACAAATGGTTTTTGTGAAAAATACTCAAGAAGCCATCAAGCACGCCAAACAACACGAATTTATTCCTTCCTAA
- a CDS encoding diacylglycerol/lipid kinase family protein: MSKKFLYILNPISGEGVDRAEVNDVLANNLYGIDLTVYETTGKPEDPQNIQQQLKEKHWDGILIGGGDGTIKMVVSAILGTGIPVGIIPLGSANGLATGFGIHGVSDACFAIQKGQIEPVDLWDINGELCIHLSDFGFNAGLVKKSTAMEKRGMLAYAKSSLEQLREMRSYSFVIRANGEEEKVTAKMLVVANGNKYGTGAVINPFGKVGDGKFEVVTVNPEGIDEIIGLSLALFNDRLKEINHVKSRSFDKAEIDNPDGADFQIDGEVMPPTDQIKIEAIPHQVNFYSLE; the protein is encoded by the coding sequence ATGAGCAAAAAGTTTTTATACATTCTCAACCCAATCTCGGGAGAAGGGGTTGATCGAGCTGAAGTGAACGACGTTCTCGCCAATAATCTTTACGGTATAGACCTGACGGTCTACGAGACGACGGGCAAGCCCGAAGATCCACAAAATATCCAGCAACAACTAAAGGAAAAACATTGGGACGGAATCCTGATCGGAGGAGGGGATGGCACGATAAAAATGGTCGTGTCTGCCATACTGGGGACGGGCATCCCGGTAGGGATAATTCCTTTGGGCTCGGCCAATGGACTGGCTACGGGTTTTGGGATCCATGGGGTTTCGGATGCTTGCTTTGCCATTCAGAAAGGGCAAATCGAACCAGTGGATCTCTGGGATATAAATGGTGAGTTGTGTATCCATCTCAGTGATTTTGGCTTTAATGCCGGGTTAGTGAAAAAATCCACCGCTATGGAGAAAAGGGGGATGCTCGCGTATGCCAAAAGTTCACTGGAGCAGTTACGGGAGATGAGGTCGTACTCCTTTGTCATCAGGGCAAATGGAGAGGAAGAGAAAGTGACTGCCAAGATGCTGGTAGTAGCCAATGGTAACAAATATGGTACAGGGGCCGTGATCAATCCGTTTGGCAAAGTAGGTGATGGTAAATTTGAAGTGGTGACGGTAAATCCCGAAGGTATAGACGAGATCATCGGTCTTTCCCTTGCCTTGTTCAATGACCGTCTGAAAGAAATAAATCACGTAAAAAGTAGGAGTTTTGACAAGGCAGAGATAGATAATCCAGATGGGGCAGATTTCCAGATCGATGGAGAGGTCATGCCCCCGACAGATCAGATCAAAATCGAGGCTATTCCCCATCAGGTGAATTTCTACAGCCTTGAATAA
- a CDS encoding DinB family protein, with translation MNISPTIKTRENFISLVNDMTIDELNEIPKGFNNNIAWNFGHVIVTQQIICYKLSGQEMLVPDTLVEKYRKGTKPESPITSKELEELKVLALSTLESFKNDLLAGSFATFTEYTTSFGVTLKNISEAVEFNAIHEGMHLGYAMAQRKAVRA, from the coding sequence ATGAACATCAGCCCCACCATAAAGACCAGGGAAAACTTCATCAGTCTAGTGAATGACATGACCATCGATGAACTCAATGAAATCCCTAAAGGATTCAACAACAATATCGCCTGGAATTTCGGGCATGTTATCGTCACGCAACAAATCATCTGCTACAAGCTTTCAGGACAGGAAATGCTGGTTCCCGACACACTAGTAGAAAAATACCGAAAAGGAACAAAACCCGAATCTCCTATCACCTCCAAAGAACTTGAAGAGCTGAAAGTGTTAGCTCTATCAACCTTGGAAAGTTTTAAAAACGATCTTTTGGCCGGAAGTTTTGCCACGTTTACCGAATACACCACCAGCTTTGGCGTCACCCTAAAAAACATCTCTGAAGCAGTCGAATTCAACGCCATCCATGAAGGCATGCATCTTGGCTACGCCATGGCCCAAAGAAAAGCTGTGCGCGCATAG